The genomic DNA CTCAGCAGTTAAACAGGGTTGTCAGAGCGTTAGTGGACAAATTAAGGAAACTTTAAAGAAAGTTAAATTTTCTAATCTTTGTAGTCATTTCTCTTTAGCTATTGGACAATATAAATTATTAATTTTAAGGAGTTCACTATGGAATTTAACTCCCACGACTGGCCTACCCATAAACAAGGTGAAGTTGTCCGCCAACTAATACTGGATGCGTTGGACAGTCCAAAGACCAAGGAAGAATTGTCCAGTTTGTGCAATAAGAGCGTTAGACAAATCACTAGACATTTGCAACGTTTGTCCAGCGAAAATAAGATTTTGTCCAATGGCAAAGGGCAATTTGTCCGGCGGATTGCCGCTGGATTTTTACTCCTTTACGTTGGACAAATTTAGTCCAGCGTTGGACTTGACAGAAAAAAATTGTCATATAGAATCCCCTAAACGACAAGTTCCACAAAAAAATATTTGGGAGATTTAAAAAATGTCCATCGCTGGAAAGTCCAAACGTGACGTTGTACAACAACTGGAAAAATCCTACGGGGTAGCCCGGACAACAGTGTTCAATCGGCTGAAATATTTAGGCTATTCGTTGGACAAAGTTGATGATTTGTTCAGTTTGTCCGATGAACAAATGGCTGAACTTGATAACCTCCACCGCTGGATAAGTGATGGGGGCAGAATGGCCGATTATCCCAAACCAGGTCAATTGGCCATGGTCACTGATGAAGGGGAACTAGAACAGTTTGCGGAAGTGATTAATTTTGATGCCCTAGAAGGGGACGAGGAACTGGGTCATGCTGAGCTGATCCGGGCGGCCCAAAATCAAGCGGCGGGCATCTTAATTGCCCAGAATTTACTAACCGCTGAAATCCTCAAAAATCCCCAACATTTACCGGCGGATCTCCAAGCCCAGGTGGAGCAGTCCAAGGTGGCCATTGCCCCAAAGCCCCAGAATCCGCTAGTGGTGGCTTCCCAATGGATTACGAAGGCGAAGGCTTATCAGAGCAACCAGAATCATGGCCAACTGGCGGCCTAGGGGATGGGGACGAGTGGGATGAACAGGAGCTGGCCCCACCGGCCGGGGAAGCCTGTTATCGGCAACCGGAGATGGAAGGTCTGCTCCATTCCCTTTATTCCGCTCGGTCGGTGTTAGTGACATCGGGGGAAGGCATGGGCAAAACCTACTTGGTGCGCCAGGTGTGGGAACGGTTGTTAGCGGATGGGGTGACCTGCGCTTACTTTGAACCGGCAACTCCCAAGACCTTACTAACGGAGATCGCCGACATGGCCGGGGTCGATATCAAAAATCTGGAAGGACGGAGCAAAACGGTGGAAGTGCTTAAGCAAGAGTTAATCCAGTGGTTCAGCGTTAATCGGGCGGTGTTGATCTTTGACGATGCCCATTACCTGGAAGTGAAGTTTCGGCTTTGGCTCAAGAAGCTCAAGGATGTGGGGGTTCCCATTCTGTTGGCCGCCACCAATCCTCCTAGGACTGACCTGTTTATCTATGTCCCCCGCATTGAACTCAAACCCCTAGCGGAATACCAGATCCGGGACTTGATGGAAAAAGAAGCCATTGCCCTGGGGTCAGATTTAAGGCCCCACCAAATTGCCAAACTCCAGAGCCGAGCTGGGGGTAATCCCATGTTGGCTAAGCGGGCCATCGAGGAGGGTTTTTTGGGCATCCAAAACGAAGCTGGGGATCATGGCAGATACTTTGACATCACCCCCTTACTGCTCCTGGTGGGCATTGTCTTTATCTGCTATCGCTTCATTGGTTTGGGCACTGGTAATCAATCCCTCTATATCTTGGCGGGCATTGGGGGAGCGATTTTCCTTGGGGTAGCCCGACTTTCCTATTACTTGCCCAAGGAATCACGGAGGATTAGCAACTGATGCTTACCATTACCCATTTATTAGTAGGGGCGGCTTCCGTTGGCATGGCGGCCCAAACCACTAACCCCGTGCCCATTCTGATTGGGGCGATCGCCAGCCTGTTACCAGACATCGACATCAGCACCAGTCCCGCTGGTCGTGTTCTCCCGTTTATCAGCAGACCCCTGGAGCAAAGGTTTTCCCACCGCAGTGCCACCCATTCCCTGTTAGCTTCCATCACCTTAGCAACAGTCACCTATGGTCTTTGGTTTGCCATGCCGGTTATTCCCTTAGTAATCGTCCATGCCCTGAATATCGGTTACTTCGCCGGTTGGTTTCTGGACTGTTTCACCAAATCGGGGGTGGAAATGTTTTACCCGTTGCCTGCGGTGGTAGTGAAGATGGCAGGGAGAGCATAGGGCCATCAAATTGCTAGGGGAGTTATTACTTGGATCATAATCGCAGTGATGCACCGCCATCCTGAGCCTATACCGTTCTTCCTTCAGCAGACCCTTCCCCTCCCAAGGCTTGAGACATTGCGCCCCACACCGTTCACAGACCCAACTAACGGACTGCTTTTTGTCGAGGGCGATCTGACTCCAATTGGGGGGATAACGGCTATCTTTCATTCCAAGCCCCTAGTAATTTTTTAACACTTGCCCTTAACCCTTAGTAAAAAATTTGAGCCTAAAATGGAGCCGGTTGCCATGACAAATTGTCAGTGAACTGCATACGCAAATCATCATGGAACAAAACCCATGTAAAATCAGGTCTCAAAGTGCGTACTCACACAACCAGCTTATCAAACTGCTGAATCGTTAATTATTCAAACTTTCAAACAATCAAGCATGATTATTACCGTTGCCAGTTTTAAAGGCGGGGTAGGAAAAACAACCACAGCAGTTCATCTCTCGGCCTACTTAGCACTCCAGGGAGACACCTTGTTGATAGACGGCGACCCAAATCGGAGTGCAACCGGCTGGAGCAAACGTGGCTCACTTCCATTCAAGGTGGTTGATGAAAGGCAAGCCGCCAAGTATGCACCCAAGTATTCCAACATCGTGATTGATACCCAAGCTAGGCCGACGGATGAAGATCTGGAAGCCCTTGCTGATGGCTGTGATCTGTTGGTCATCCCTTCCACGCCAGATGCCCTCGCCCTCGATGCCCTGATGCTAACGATTGAGACATTGCAAAAACTGGGAAATAATTGCTTTCGGATTTTGCTAACCATCATTCCCCCCTACCCATCGAAAGATGGTGATGAAGCTCGACAGTTACTAACTACTGCGGGATTACCCCTATTTAAAAGAGGGATTAAAC from Synechocystis sp. PCC 6714 includes the following:
- a CDS encoding ATP-binding protein, coding for MDYEGEGLSEQPESWPTGGLGDGDEWDEQELAPPAGEACYRQPEMEGLLHSLYSARSVLVTSGEGMGKTYLVRQVWERLLADGVTCAYFEPATPKTLLTEIADMAGVDIKNLEGRSKTVEVLKQELIQWFSVNRAVLIFDDAHYLEVKFRLWLKKLKDVGVPILLAATNPPRTDLFIYVPRIELKPLAEYQIRDLMEKEAIALGSDLRPHQIAKLQSRAGGNPMLAKRAIEEGFLGIQNEAGDHGRYFDITPLLLLVGIVFICYRFIGLGTGNQSLYILAGIGGAIFLGVARLSYYLPKESRRISN
- a CDS encoding HNH endonuclease; translation: MKDSRYPPNWSQIALDKKQSVSWVCERCGAQCLKPWEGKGLLKEERYRLRMAVHHCDYDPSNNSPSNLMALCSPCHLHYHRRQRVKHFHPRFGETVQKPTGEVTDIQGMDDY
- a CDS encoding ParA family protein, coding for MIITVASFKGGVGKTTTAVHLSAYLALQGDTLLIDGDPNRSATGWSKRGSLPFKVVDERQAAKYAPKYSNIVIDTQARPTDEDLEALADGCDLLVIPSTPDALALDALMLTIETLQKLGNNCFRILLTIIPPYPSKDGDEARQLLTTAGLPLFKRGIKRYSAFQKASLNGVVVSEVTDSKAGIAWSDYKAVGKEIIEEILI